A portion of the Maylandia zebra isolate NMK-2024a linkage group LG9, Mzebra_GT3a, whole genome shotgun sequence genome contains these proteins:
- the LOC106675719 gene encoding uncharacterized protein LOC106675719 has translation MASTLMLLLQLLLVSLVSASHFFGGTTTYTYKGRNPDGSFNVEIRDRDTYDGCYYSLYWYCSSGYCGYTSRSQRGRLDSSTSAPLYNRQWCETETVTTRVVPSNRPFEMRAASCCWIPTRTYYWSHYWYLNTLVDLGERSDTGKPNRAPEVAILPFLRVPENCPRTYKLMSFDPDGDKVRCRYGNPGSAECYGCTQHSGFHLHQDSCTLHYQYTNANPLVNAFELVVEDFPQGHISLRYSDGSQSSRSPLSARRKRSAAMYPTTTYPPTTTSWWWWTTTAAPTTTTYPPTTTSWWWWTTTAAPTTTTAAPTTTTTTAPTTTTAAPTTTTAAPTTTTAVPTTTTAAPTTTTTAAPTTTTAAPTTTTAAPTTTTAAPTTTTTAAPTTTTAAPTTTTAVPTTTTAAPTTTTTAAPTTTTAAPTTTTAAPTTTTAAPTTTTTAAPTTTTAAPTTTTAAPTTTTTARTTTPWWWTTGRPLQATSPPLSKLPLQFSFVVDPPAPSCQEGLYLPQFVHPTPAHGQRIHAEVNKEVEIRIKAQASYAAIQDIIMSGPMNMTQHRTTHNEFVLRWTPFSSDLGDYFPVCFAVESATGSAVTSFPGNTHSHNHGTPTSQSGVYQSEMRCVILKVGTEEIKTNVICTESEMRVEVEKSSLRGLREDHLRLSEPSNTLCSLERYSNSTHIIGVIPLNACGTQIEEDEEHLIFKNEITTVDDSGALITRKHNLEVEFYCQYPKKGNVSLGFTAHRTMVEVFDKGFGTFTYQFEFYPNNQFRSIIDPSSYPLEYDVGQKIYMEIDASSIVNDTEMFVESCRASPYDNPNSQPTYSIIEDGCPVDPTVMIHETDNKRQFRFCIEAFKFIGLHDQVYISCSVMMCEAGNPNSRCSQGCINSNHHHHSHRRKRDSAIQTAAHFVSQGPLRLKRSADTSMSAGNNLNLNLVFIAGCLLAAVAMICGVLLYRAKMSKVKYQRLASSEN, from the exons ATGGCGTCCACTCTGATGCTCCTGCTTCAGCTGCTCCTGGTCTCACTGGTGTCTGCTTCTCATTTTTTTGGGGGAACCACGACCTACACCTACAAAGGAAGAAACCCTGATGGCTCATTTAAT GTGGAAATTCGGGACAGAGACACCTATGATGGATGTTACTACTCCCTCTACTGGTATTGTTCCAGTGGATACTGTGGCTACACCTCCAGAAGTCAGAGAGGCAGACTGGACAGCAGCACCAGTGCTCCACTCTATAACAGACAATGGTGTGAAACTGAAACCGTCACCACGCGGGTCGTCCCGAGCAACAGACCTTTTGAAATGCG GGCAGCCAGCTGCTGCTGGATCCCCACACGGACCTATTACTGGAGCCATTATTGGTACTTGAACACTCTTGTGGATTTAGGAGAAAGATCCGACACTGGAAAACCAAACAGAGCACCAGAAGTTGCCATCCTACCTTTCCTCAG AGTTCCTGAAAACtgcccacggacatacaagctGATGTCCTTTGATCCTGATGGAGACAAAGTCAGATGCAGATATGGAAATCCAGGAAGTGCAGAGTGCTACGGCTGCACCCAACATTCAGGCTTCCACTTACACCAG GACTCCTGCACGTTACATTACCAATACACTAATGCTAACCCGTTAGTGAATGCATTTGAGTTGGTGGTGGAGGATTTCCCACAAGGACACATCAGTCTGAGATACTCCGATGGATCCCAGTCCTCCAGGTCTCCTCTGTCCGCAAGAAGGAAACGATCTGCCGCCATGTATCCAACAACTACATACCCCCCCACTACCACATCATGGTGGTGGTGGACAACTACAGCCGCTCCTACTACAACTACATACCCCCCCACTACCACATCATGGTGGTGGTGGACAACTACAGCCGCTCCTACTACAACTACAGCTGCACCCACTACAACTACAACAACCGCTCCTACTACAACTACAGCTGCACCCACAACAACTACAGCCGCTCCTACTACAACTACAGCCGTTCCTACTACAACTACAGCCGCACCCACTACAACTACAACAGCCGCTCCTACTACAACTACAGCTGCACCCACAACAACTACAGCCGCTCCTACTACAACTACAGCCGCACCCACTACAACTACAACAGCCGCTCCTACTACAACTACAGCCGCTCCTACTACAACTACAGCCGTTCCTACTACAACTACAGCCGCACCCACTACAACTACAACAGCCGCTCCTACTACAACTACAGCTGCACCCACAACAACTACAGCCGCTCCTACTACAACTACAGCCGCACCCACTACAACTACAACAGCCGCTCCTACTACAACTACAGCCGCTCCTactacaactacagctgcccccaCTACAACTACAACAGCCCGCACTACCACACCATGGTGGTGGACTACGGGCAGACCGCTGCAGGCGACCTCTCCTCCCCTCAGTAAACTACCGTTGCAGTTCTCTTTCGTTG TGGATCCACCTGCTCCTTCATGCCAGGAGGGACTATACTTGCCCCAGTTTGTGCACCCAACACCTGCACACGGACAGCGCATTCATGCAGAGGTCAACAAAGAGGTGGAGATCAGAATCAAAGCACAGGCTTCATATGCAGC AATACAAGATATCATCATGAGCGGGCCAATGAATATGACCCAGCACAGAACCACACATAATGAGTTTGTGCTTCGGTGGACGCCGTTCTCCAGCGATCTGGGAGATTATTTCCCAGTGTGCTTTGCTGTTGAATCGGCGACAGG GTCAGCAGTGACCAGTTTTCCAGGCAATACCCACTCTCATAACCACGGCACCCCGACTTCACA GTCCGGCGTCTATCAGTCCGAGATGAGGTGTGTCATCTTGAAAGTTGGAACAGAGGAAA TTAAAACCAACGTGATCTGCACTGAGTCTGAAATGAGAGTCGAGGTGGAGAAATCGTCCCTCCGTGGACTCCGTGAGGATCACCTGCGTCTCAGTGAGCCCAGCAACACCCTCTGCAGCCTGGAGAGATACTCCAACAGCACTCACATCATCGGCGTCATCCCTCTCAATGCTTGTGGCACTCAGATCGAG GAGGACGAGGAACATCTCATTTTTAAGAATGAAATCACCACAGTGGATGACAGCGGAGCTCTGATCACCAGGAAACATAACCTGGAAGTAGAGTTCTACTGTCAGTACCCCAAAAAGGGGAACGTGTCACTGGGCTTCACAGCACACAGGACGATGGTGGAAGTGTTTGATAAAGGCTTCGGCACGTTCACCTACCAGTTTGAGTTTTACCCCAACAACCAGTTCAGAAGCATCATTGATCCCAGTTCGTACCCTCTGGAGTACGACGTAGGGCAGAAGATTTACATGGAGATAGATGCGTCCTCCATAGTCAACGACACCGAGATGTTTGTGGAGTCCTGCAGAGCCTCACCGTACGACAACCCCAATTCCCAGCCAACCTACTCCATCATTGAAGACGG GTGCCCCGTGGACCCAACTGTGATGATCCATGAGACCGACAACAAGAGACAGTTTAGATTCTGCATCGAGGCCTTCAAGTTCATCGGTTTGCACGATCAG GTATACATCAGCTGTTCAGTAATGATGTGTGAAGCAGGGAATCCCAACAGCAGGTGCTCACAGGGATGCATCAACTCAAACCATCACCACCACTCCCACCGCCGAAAGAGGGACTCTGCCATCCAGACTGCAGCGCACTTCGTTTCCCAGGGTCCTCTGCGTTTGAAGAGGTCAGCAGACACCAGCATGAGTGCAG GGAACAACCTGAACCTGAACCTGGTCTTCATCGCTGGATGTCTTCTTGCTGCTGTTGCCATGATCTGTGGAGTGCTCCTGTACAGGGCCAAAATGTCAAAGGTCAAATACCAGCGTTTGGCCTCGAGTGAAAATTAA